The genomic DNA CTGACGCAGACGGACCGTTCTGCTACGCCGGAAATTCTGCCGCCGACCTCCCGATCTGGCAGGCGGCGGAAAGTGCGATCGTTGTGACGGCGAGCCCCGCGCTCGTGCGTCGAGCCGCAGCGCGCGCCAGGGTCGACGCGGTGGTTCGCCCGGCGGGTATGGGCATCGCTGCCGTGCTGCGCGCGATGCGGCTTCATCAGTGGGTCAAGAATCTTCTGGTGTTCATGCCGGCGGTGCCTTTGGCCGCGCAGCTGGGATGGCCGGCCGTCTGGACGTTGTTGTTGGCCTTCTTCTGCTTCGGCCTCTGTGCTTCCAGCGTGTACCTCCTGAACGACCTGCTGGACATCGACGCGGACCGACAACATCCCACCAAGTCACGCAGGCCGATTCCTTCCGGCGCCATGCCGCTCGCATGGGCCGTGATGTTGACCCCGATCCTGCTGCTCGCGGCCTTCGGTCTCGCCGCGTGGCGCCTGCCGTGGCTCTTTGCGGTCGTGTTGGTTTTTTACTGGGCGCTCACCATGGCCTATTCGGTGCGCCTCAAACGGATCACCGTGGTGGACGTGTTGCTGCTGGCAGGCCTCTACACCATGCGCATTCTTGCGGGTGCTGCGGTGATCGGGGTCATCCCGTCGTTCTGGATTCTGGCGTTCTCGATGTTCCTGTTCTTCAGCCTCGCCTCGGCCAAGCGCTACATCGAGTTGGCGGACGCCCAGCGGCGCCAGAAGATGTCGATGGCAGGGCGGGGCTACAACGTCGCCGATATCCCTGTCGTGTTGACACAGGGGATCGCCGCGGGGCAGATTGCCGTCATGGTGTTCGCCCTCTACATCCAGGATCCCGTGGCGACGCAGCACTTTCGCATGCCTTACTTCCTTTGGGGCGTGGCGCCCCTGCTGCTCTACTGGATCTCGCGCCTCTGGATGAAGGCACTGCGGGCGAAGGTGCATGACGATCCCCTGGTCTTCGCCGTCAAGGATCGCCAGAGCCAGGTCATCGGAACCGTGTGCGCGGGACTGATCTGGGGGGCTTTGTGAGCGCGTCGCGCGATGCCGCGGAGATGGCGGGCCCTGTCGCAGGATCGACGATGAATGCGCGCTGGAAGGCGTTCCTGCCACTGCTCTCATGTCTGCCGCTCGCGTTGATCTCGATGAGCGTCACCGGATTCCAGTTCGGCGTCAACAACAACATTTTTCATATCCCCTACGTCCTCGATCTCGCCAGCTCTCCGGAATTTGCGGGCGATGCCTTTTCGCAGTCGCTCGGCAAGTTCACTTCTGCGCTCTGGCCATTGGTGCGCCTGATTGCGAACGAATCGAACGTTCGCGACGTGTTCCTCGTGCTGGCGTCGATCAGCAGGCTCCTGGCGCTGGTTGCAGTCCTGTATCTGGTCAGGCTCAACGGCGTCAAGTCGATCGGTGCCCAGATCGCATGCCTGAGCGTGGTCGCGGTGACCCCGCTGATGACAGGCTATTCGCCCATCGGGTCGGACGGCCTGTTCCTGCCGTACTTCACTCACAGCGAGGTGACGTGGCCGGCGGTTTTCATGTCGCTCGCCCTGATGCAGCGGAGTCGGATCGCCGCGGCGGCGAGTTTCACCGGCATTGCCTTTGCGCTCAACGCATTCGTCGGCATATGGATGGTGTTCGTGAACATCGCGTCCCGGATCTTCGATACCCGCCGCTTGCCGCGCGCCGGCGAGATCCTGAAATACGGCGCGGTGGTCGGGTTGATCGCGTTGCCCGTCCTCGTCTGGATTTCATTTGCCGTGCTGGGGGCGAAGCCGGGCGCGCCTTTCAGCTACATCGAGTACGTTCGGGAGTTCTATCCCAACCACTTTCTGATCGAGGCGGCAAGCAAGGATCGCTCGGCCGCGTTGATGGTGATGTTCGTGTGCGGGCTGATCGGCGCGCTCCATACGGCCAATCCGCGGTATTGGGTGGGCGTGCAGTTGTCGGTTCTGGCGCTACTGGTCGTCGGGTCCTTCTTGCCCTACCTGATCAACAGGCGCTTCATCTTCAACCTTCATCTCTTGCGAGCGGACGGTCTGGAGCAGGCGGTGAGCATCCTCCTCTGCGCGATGGCCGCCGTCAAACTCTGGGTCGGCGGCACATCGGCGCGCCAACGCTGGATGGGCGTCATCGTGCTGGTGGGCCTGCTGAGCTGGCCCAAATCGCTTGCCGGCTTGATGTTGCCAGTGACCGCTTTGGCATTGCTTGCCGGCTTGTCTGATCAGGCGGATGCCATACCCGTCCGTGCCGCAGGCCAGTGGATCCGGCGTCATGAAACGGCGCTGGCGTGGCTGGCGACTGCGGGGTTCGGAGGCCTGTTTCTGTTCGAAGCCGTCAAGCTTGGCGCCGGAGCAGGCCTTGCGGCGCGGCTTGCTTTCGTCGCCGTGGCGCTTTATCTGATTTGGCGACCGACGTTCGTCGCTTCCTGGACGCCTGTGAAAGCGACGACGACCTGCACCGTGGCGGCACTCCTGGTTTCGGGTTTGGCGATTCAGCAGCGCATGACCAACGACCCGGGTCCGTCGGCATCGTCACAGGATTGGGACGACCTGGTTGCATGGGTACGCGCCAGCGATATTCACGGTGTCTTTCTCGTGCCGCTGGACGGGTCCGACAATTTTCAGCTGCGGGCGCGCCGTCCCGTGTGGGTTGGCGCGGTGCAAGGTGCCGCGGTGATGTGGGAGCCTTCGTTCTACGCGCAATGGTCGCCGCGTTTCAATGACCTGCTTCCGTTGAAGACTGCGCGAGAGTTCATCGCCTATGCGAGCGCGCACCAGATCCGCCATGTGGTGATCGATACCCAGACCGGCGACTGTGCGGCGCCGGCCGAACTCGTCAAGCGAACCGGGCGCTATGCGCTGTGCCGTGTCGGCAACGCGGCCGGAGCGATGTGAAAGAGGGTCGCCTCCACACGCCGAAATCCGCCGCGGATAGAATGACGGACTTCGTCCGAACAAGAGCGAGAAAGGCATCTTGGTTATGACACCGCGAACTACGCCGCAAGCATTCAGCGGTCTTTTCCCTGAAGGAAAAGGCCGGTAGGCCGCGCATGCTGGAAGCATCCAGCACCTGAACCATAGCCAAGCGCGGTCGCAGACCGCGCTTTTTTGTTTTCTCGCCGAGGTTTTTTCATGATCCAGATCACGCTCCCCGACAACTCGCGACGCGAGTTTCCCGGCCCGGTTTCGGTGGCCGACGTTGCCAAGGCCATCGGCCCCGGCCTTGCAAAGATGACCGTTGCCGGCAAGGTCGACGGCCGACTGGTCGATGCGAGCGACCTGATCGATCACGACGCGAAGCTGCAGATCATCACGCCGAAGGACGAGGAAGGCCTGGAGATCATTCGCCACTCGACGGCGCATCTGGTCGGGCATGCGGTGAAGCAGCTCTATCCGACGGCCAAGATGGTCATCGGCCCGGTGATCGACGAAGGCTTCTACTACGACATCTCGTACGAGCGCCCCTTCAC from Variovorax sp. PBL-E5 includes the following:
- a CDS encoding UbiA family prenyltransferase, with the translated sequence MDLSCIPPMVTAPPLYVDLDGTLIASDLLIESALVLVKQRPLAIFDLLGWILQGKATLKTRIAQEVELDVAHLPYDHEVLALIARARSEGRKVVLATASHRKYADAVAAHLRVFDAVLATDSQRNRSGLAKLEAIQADADGPFCYAGNSAADLPIWQAAESAIVVTASPALVRRAAARARVDAVVRPAGMGIAAVLRAMRLHQWVKNLLVFMPAVPLAAQLGWPAVWTLLLAFFCFGLCASSVYLLNDLLDIDADRQHPTKSRRPIPSGAMPLAWAVMLTPILLLAAFGLAAWRLPWLFAVVLVFYWALTMAYSVRLKRITVVDVLLLAGLYTMRILAGAAVIGVIPSFWILAFSMFLFFSLASAKRYIELADAQRRQKMSMAGRGYNVADIPVVLTQGIAAGQIAVMVFALYIQDPVATQHFRMPYFLWGVAPLLLYWISRLWMKALRAKVHDDPLVFAVKDRQSQVIGTVCAGLIWGAL